CTTCTCCAACCAACAGTATGCAGTGATTGCTGCTGTAGTCCATTATCTTCTCTATACCACAAGGATGCAATTGGTTCTCACGTCATATGAGAAGACGACCCAGGCACTCAGTAAATTAAACAGTTTTATATATGATTCGTGCAATATACCTGAGAGCATAACCAGGAGACAATTGAGGGTTGAGACATCCCTTCTCTGCAGGGCTGAGGTGAATGCTTCCTCATATTTGCGCTCGGATATTAATCTTGAGAGTTCTTTTCTTGGGAATGTCAACCTGCTATAGAAAGCAAATGGTCTCCAACCATGAATTTGGATGTACACCATAAAGAGCTTCAAGGTCATGCTTgtagaagaaattaaaatatgctCTGAATTCAGGCAATTTGTCACAGCTCCACCCATTCACTCCACATGCCACTACCACTTCCACATTCTCATCTAGAATGGATCTAAAATAGGATCAATATTCGTTACTTTTGTGCTATTGACTGCCGTACCAATTATCTGCGTAAAGTCTGATACACCAAACTAATCCCAGTCACTAGATaagaagcaaaaaaaaaaactactcaACCATATACACACCTGAAGCGCTTGCCTTCCAGATGTTTGGAACTGTGCTACGATTTGCCTAGCAACTGAAGCTTCCAGTTTAGAGTTGACGGATTTCTCAAGCTGATTGATGGCCTTATCACCTACCCCTTTCTGCATTTTAAGAGGCAAAGAACATCAAGATACATGTTCCACCCCACCCCCAAAATAGAAAGTGACAATCGCAGAATTCAACCTGGAAGGATTCTGTAATAGCTGAAACTATTGTCTTCTCAATAGCTGGTGTAATGGCACGAAGAACATTTGTTTGAACTGCAGCAACTTCCCTTTTCACTATTCTCTCTATAGTGGCAGGCAAGTCCTTGTTGATGAAATTGCCCAGAACATTAATTATCTGCTGTACCCGATCCTGCAGTAGCTTCTCGTTTTTAACATTCCCTTCTTGAAAACGAGCCCACAAAGCATCACTCTTTGCCTTGACAATTTTCTCCATGGTCCGTGCAAGGGAAGTCTCTAGTCTGCTGCCTTCTTTTGTGACAGGGACATTAATAGTAGCAGTCATctgttttttcatttctttttgcATAGCCATTATCTGCAGGGTAAGTGCAGAAGTTAAACACATTCAACTATATGGTCCACAACAGCATCAATTCAGAGCATAAGACATCAGAGCCTAAAATGGAAAACATACAATCAGAACCCAACAAACTTAAAAATGTACGAAATGCTAGGTGCTAGTTTCCCTCCAAATATCCTCTAAAATCAGCAACTTTTAATAGCATAAGAGTAATGACACATGCAAGCAAGCTACCCAGCTTAAGAACTCTGATTACcagaaaacaataattaaaAGAGGCTCACTAAGTAGAGGCTACAATATCTTGAAGACCCTAATGTCATCTTTCATGGAACATTAACCCTGCTGTTATAAGGGAAATTTGGAAGCATCGGCACAGATACAACAAatcatattgaaaatttacTCACCTGATTAAGCTTCTCGTGCATAATTTGAGGGACAGCAGCTTCAATAGAATGAAGGCTCGAACTGATGACGGCCTCACTAGAAGAATCAGATGAATTAAAGGTACTCGGGGACGGTGAAGGTGCCATTGCTTGAGTGTTTTTCCCCTTCTGCTTCTTACTTTTAGCAGTAGCCGATACCAGCATTTGCGAAGTAACAGCTTGATAAGAAACTTCTTCAGTCGCATTTGAAGAGGCATTGACTTCATCCAAACAAGGAAGTTGGGTTGATCGTTCTGTAACTTCAGCATCATTAGTTTGCTGACTTTGTCCGGCCGAAGATCCTGCAAGGCATTCTCTGGCTATTTGATTGCCAAGATCTGAAGCCTGGGAGCAGAAGAGTTTCTCATTATTATCAGCAATGGACTCCTGAGACTCCTCGGGAGAGAATTTTTCTCTTCGAGAAGATCCATCTGGAACAACTTTAACCTCCACCTCAACATTGCATACTTCATTGTTAACGCCTACATCTTGAATGCTCTTCTCTACGTCACTCTTCCCTCTCATAATATCATTTGTTCCTGAAGATGGAGCAGCCCCTAAAATCTCTGAAGGTGTAATTAAATGAGTTGGATGCTTGAAGGAAGCTGGAGGATTGCGAAAACTATGCGTCTCTTCCTCTGAAACTTTATCGTCCCTGCTCCTCAAATCATTATCTGATGAAGGTCCATGAGACATGTCTCCGCTGGAAACCCTTTGAACCGAAAAGTCAGTTATCGCTTGGTTCCGGCTGTGATCACTTAAAAGGAAGGCTGGCTCGAAAGTACTCAGACTTCTAAGACCAGAAGCTTGCCTGGACAACATAGGACTCAGCGGAAGCGGCGGCGGCTATGCAGTTGATACAATATTTGTGTCACTGACTGCCCGCCCCATGGCAGAGGTCCGCGGTTCTGCATTCAGTATGGTTATTTGCCGTGTACCCAAAGCCTCGGTAGCAGCAGAGACAGGGTAACTCGCAGCATTTGCTGCATCTGAGGACACAATTTTTTCATTCAAGTTAGTAGCTGAACCAGTTGAGCATATGCCATTTGGTTTCATTTGGGAAGAGTCTACAGCTGCTGATCCTTCAATGTTAGTTACATCACAAGGGGGCCATGGAATCTGACTTTTCCAAACCGGCATTCTCCAGTGATGACAGAAAAATAGGAAGGAAGGTGATTAAGGAACATTAGCCTAGTTTCTCTGTACATTGCAGCACTCGTCAGATCAGATAAATTTCGAATATCCTAAAGCAGGAAGGATACAACAAATCatgattaaaaattgactcacTCACCTGATTAAGCTTCTCTTGCATAATTTGAGGGACAGCAGCTTCAATAGAATGAAGACTCGAACTGACGACAGCTTCACTAGAAGAATCAGCTGAATTAAAGTTAGTAGGGGACGGTGAAGGTGCCATCGCTTGAGTGTTTTTCCCCTTCTGCTTCTTACTTTTATAGTGAagtggagaagaagatgaacagtacGAATAGCTGTGGGAGGAGAGCGAAATGAAAGTTTCCTTCTTCTCTGgatttcttcctttcttc
Above is a window of Punica granatum isolate Tunisia-2019 chromosome 7, ASM765513v2, whole genome shotgun sequence DNA encoding:
- the LOC116215373 gene encoding enhancer of mRNA-decapping protein 4-like isoform X1; amino-acid sequence: MLSRQASGLRSLSTFEPAFLLSDHSRNQAITDFSVQRVSSGDMSHGPSSDNDLRSRDDKVSEEETHSFRNPPASFKHPTHLITPSEILGAAPSSGTNDIMRGKSDVEKSIQDVGVNNEVCNVEVEVKVVPDGSSRREKFSPEESQESIADNNEKLFCSQASDLGNQIARECLAGSSAGQSQQTNDAEVTERSTQLPCLDEVNASSNATEEVSYQAVTSQMLVSATAKSKKQKGKNTQAMAPSPSPSTFNSSDSSSEAVISSSLHSIEAAVPQIMHEKLNQIMAMQKEMKKQMTATINVPVTKEGSRLETSLARTMEKIVKAKSDALWARFQEGNVKNEKLLQDRVQQIINVLGNFINKDLPATIERIVKREVAAVQTNVLRAITPAIEKTIVSAITESFQKGVGDKAINQLEKSVNSKLEASVARQIVAQFQTSGRQALQQVDIPKKRTLKINIRAQI
- the LOC116215373 gene encoding enhancer of mRNA-decapping protein 4-like isoform X3, producing the protein MLSRVSSGDMSHGPSSDNDLRSRDDKVSEEETHSFRNPPASFKHPTHLITPSEILGAAPSSGTNDIMRGKSDVEKSIQDVGVNNEVCNVEVEVKVVPDGSSRREKFSPEESQESIADNNEKLFCSQASDLGNQIARECLAGSSAGQSQQTNDAEVTERSTQLPCLDEVNASSNATEEVSYQAVTSQMLVSATAKSKKQKGKNTQAMAPSPSPSTFNSSDSSSEAVISSSLHSIEAAVPQIMHEKLNQIMAMQKEMKKQMTATINVPVTKEGSRLETSLARTMEKIVKAKSDALWARFQEGNVKNEKLLQDRVQQIINVLGNFINKDLPATIERIVKREVAAVQTNVLRAITPAIEKTIVSAITESFQKGVGDKAINQLEKSVNSKLEASVARQIVAQFQTSGRQALQQVDIPKKRTLKINIRAQI
- the LOC116215373 gene encoding enhancer of mRNA-decapping protein 4-like isoform X2 translates to MLSRQASGLRSLSTFEPAFLLSDHSRNQAITDFSVQRVSSGDMSHGPSSDNDLRSRDDKVSEEETHSFRNPPASFKHPTHLITPSEILGAAPSSGTNDIMRGKSDVEKSIQDVGVNNEVCNVEVEVKVVPDGSSRREKFSPEESQESIADNNEKLFCSQASDLGNQIARECLAGSSAGQSQQTNDAEVTERSTQLPCLDEVNASSNATEEVSYQAVTSQMLVSATAKSKKQKGKNTQAMAPSPSPSTFNSSDSSSEAVISSSLHSIEAAVPQIMHEKLNQIMAMQKEMKKQMTATINVPVTKEGSRLETSLARTMEKIVKAKSDALWARFQEGNVKNEKLLQDRVQQIINVLGNFINKDLPATIERIVKREVAAVQTNVLRAITPAIEKTIVSAITESFQKGVGDKAINQLEKSVNSKLEASVARQIVAQFQTSGRQALQVDIPKKRTLKINIRAQI